The DNA region TCACGAAAATGAGTTCGGTATCTATGACGCGGTTATCCTCGCCGTTGCGCACCATCAATTTCTCTCTTTAGATTTCGCAAAGTTTAAATCAACGGGAGCCGTTATCTTCGATACCAAGTCGTTTATCAATCGAGAGTTGGTGGATGCAAGGTTGTAACTTTTAACCAGAGTGTGTAATGGCAAGTGTCAGGCTGAGTTGTAATTCCCGCCTAACCGGACGGGCAGGTTTTGGAAGAAAAATCTATATGGATGACGTTTTATTCTGTCCGTCATTCCCGCGCAGGCGGTCCCGTACGTACGGGATTAATGCCAGGCTAAGCCTTTCTTTCGCTTTAGGATTCCCAATTAAATTGGGAATGACGATCGTTCGTAGTTGGCGTTTCATCCATTTGGCTAAATTATACTTGGTAGCTGCAATCCAATATATTACCAAATAACGTGAATGGTGGCGTAGTCGAAGCCTTTAAAGGCCCGTCGGGTAAGCATGTGATGAAGTCCTTGTAGCTGGGTTACAAGACTACTTTTCATCAAAAAAAGTGGAAAGCCTGTCTGGCTAAGACAAGAAAATTAAACGCAACAACCTAATTTCTCCGGTTAAGGTTAAACTGTAAGCCTGCAGAAACCGGATTAAGCAATGTTTCCAGTTTTCGGTAGGTGTTTACTGTCCTTCCCGAACCGCTCGGCTCAGTAATGTCTTGCCTTTCGTATGAGAAGTAAAAGTCGAGGTTACTTTCGGCAAATAAAAGGAGTTGGGGTAAAATATTTACTTTTACGCCAATTACCGGGGCAAGAACAAGGCCGTTTTTGGTAGCTTCGGCCGTTTTACTGCTAAATCCTGTTCCTTTCGGCGACAGTGTTCCCGAAAAGCGATTAGACCGGAAACCTAAGTCAAAAGCGAAATAAGGTTGAATTTTTGAATAGTTGAAGTTTTTTTCGAACCCAATTTTAAAACTGTAATCCGTAACCTTGCCATTAGCGATTTCGCAGTTAGCACAGGTATTATCAAAGCTTACATCATTTCTATAATAGTTTCCACCTATTCTATAGCTAATCTGGTTGTCGTTAAACTTAAATAGGATGCCGTTGCCGTAAGTGCTTGTATAGGTTTGATTACTTGTTTGATTCAGAATTTTCGGCAATTCTACGAGGGTGTACGCCCTTACGCCGATAGAATAGTTATAATCACCAGAGGTTTGGGCTCTTGCAATAATTGTACATAAAATTAAGGAAATGCCAATAAAAAACTTGTTCATAAAGTTATGCTAAGGATAAAATTGCGATAAAAGTAGAAAATAAATTCAATTAATCCGGAAAATCGTGCAATCGCGTTAGCTTTTAAGTATAAGTGTAAATTGAGGTTTGTACGTTGTAACCGCGGGATGCAGACAGTTCATCGAGATTTTGCACATTATGAAGTAATCTACTAGACCCACTCAGACAATTTTTTCTTTGCAATCGAATAATTATGTATGTTTGCATGCTCAAAATCTATGAACTTATAAATATGAAGATTGCCTTAATAACGGGTATAACAGGACAGGATGGAGCCTATTTAGCAGAGTTTTTACTTAAAAAAGGATACTTTGTTCACGGGCTTAAACGTCGTTCATCTTTGTTTAACACCGATCGTATCGATCATTTATATCAAGATCAGCATGAAAGCGATGTTAATTTCAAACTTCATTATGGCGATCTTACAGACTCAACCAACTTAATTCGCATTATACAAGAAACCCAGCCCGATGAAATTTACAATCTGGCTGCAATGAGTCACGTTCAGGTGAGTTTCGAAATGCCCGAGTATACCGCTAACGCAGATGGCATCGGAACGTTGAGGCTTTTAGAGGCGGTGAGAATCTTGGGTCTCGAGAAAAAAACGAAAATTTATCAAGCCTCTACATCCGAGTTATACGGTTTAGTACAAGCCGTTCCGCAAAGCGAAACCACCCCGTTTTATCCGCGTTCGCCTTATGCTGTGGCTAAAATGTATGCGTACTGGATTACAGTGAACTATCGCGAAGCTTACAATATGTTTGCATGCAACGGTATACTTTTCAATCACGAAAGTCCGTTGAGAGGTGAAACATTCGTAACCCGTAAAATTACAAGGGCAACCGCCAAAATTGCTTTAGGTTTGCAAAACTGCCTTTACCTAGGCAATCTATCAGCTCAACGCGATTGGGGGCATGCAAAAGATTATATTGAGGCGATGTGGTTGATTCTTCAACAAGAAAAGCCTGAAGATTTCGTTATTGCTACAGGAATTACAACCACCGTTAGAGATTTTGTGCGGATGAGTTTTG from Pedobacter endophyticus includes:
- the gmd gene encoding GDP-mannose 4,6-dehydratase is translated as MKIALITGITGQDGAYLAEFLLKKGYFVHGLKRRSSLFNTDRIDHLYQDQHESDVNFKLHYGDLTDSTNLIRIIQETQPDEIYNLAAMSHVQVSFEMPEYTANADGIGTLRLLEAVRILGLEKKTKIYQASTSELYGLVQAVPQSETTPFYPRSPYAVAKMYAYWITVNYREAYNMFACNGILFNHESPLRGETFVTRKITRATAKIALGLQNCLYLGNLSAQRDWGHAKDYIEAMWLILQQEKPEDFVIATGITTTVRDFVRMSFAELGIEIEFSGKDEHEKGVIINVDEQIADSLGIKTTALKLGQTVVKVDAKYFRPTEVDLLLGDPTKSKTQLGWTPKYDLPALVKDMVFSDLQLMKKDEHLKLGGFKTLNYFE